In the Glycine max cultivar Williams 82 chromosome 6, Glycine_max_v4.0, whole genome shotgun sequence genome, CGAACTTGTGTAATTGGGCTCCAAAATATCCAATTCTGTTAGGAAGAACTAGTATTAATAGCTATGTAATAATTCAAGCAAGGCATGAATGAGAATTAccttctttgatttttcttctcgTGTGGAGGTGCTGGTTCCTCGAAAACCAGTTTTGCGTTTTCCCCTTTTAATTAGGTGTATCAGAACACGTTTGAAGCTGGAGGTTCGTGAAGATGATGCTGCAGGATTGTGCCCAATGGTCTTGATATTTTCCATTACCTTGATATTCCAATTTTGCATAAAAAGACAAATTCGGTTATTGTAGAATATCACTATAAATATCCTTATGTAAATAACAGCATTATCAATAAGAATTTCaccttctttttcatattgCTTGTGGAGGTTCCCCTGGTCCTCGAATTCCAGGGATTCTCTAGCTGTGTGTATCAGAAGGCTAACAGATTTCCCAACTTTTTAGAAAACtcatgaggaaaaaaaaatcaaagtggaTCATGTTGACAATTACTAATTAAGGGGGCAGAGACAATAAACTTAATGTGTGGAAATTAATTGTAGGCTGCTGTCGGTGAGAATAGTTCGTACATAAAAAATGTGGTTCATAGTACTTTATGATCATGTATTCAGTATTGGTTTTCTTCTTACTTTCAAAAACTTATTCAGAGCTGTCAATCTGGTCGGCTTAAGGTTTACTGGTTGCTATCGGTCACATGGTagatatatttatcaaaataattgtcAGCTTGCAATCATTTGAAGAAGCATGTGAGATGTCTTAAGCATATCCACCAATGGATTAGCCATACCACGATGCCTGAACAAACATTAGGTTGTCAGGTGGGTAATTTGGTGGCCACTAACTCAGAAGGTGAGGTACGTATGCACTCCTATTGAACTTCCTATTCCTTGAAAGAGACCTCTGAGACAATACCATGTGATCCTTTCTCCCTCAATAGACCCCATCATGGCCCACTGTGCAATTGGATTGCAGAGGTCCTAGACATTATATACACACAATTTCTTGGGTTTCCAAGCAACACAAGTCATCCCATTCCTGAAGTATCAGAACTCAAATATTTCTTCCGCATACGAGTTCTTTGATATCAGTATGATACTTGTTGTGTGGAGCAACAGAAAATAATGGGTTTTCGCATAGTAGGTATTGTTAGGCGGACTTCGTTTTCTACAACCCAAGCAGCCTCCAAGAGGGTTGACGTACCAAAAGGCTATGCTGCAGTCTATGTTGGAGATAAGATGAGACGGTTCACAATTCCAGTATCATACTTGAACGAACCTTCATTTCAAGAATTACTCAGTCAAGCAGAAGAAGAATTCGGATATGATCATCCAATGGGTGGTCTAACAATACCATACAAGGAAGAGGAGTTCCTAAACGTTACCGCTCACTTGAATGAGCTGTAATTCAGGCTAACGGAGACTGAGATAGATTAGATGAGGCAAATTTGTACAGAtggcattttcttttttgtacagAATTTAAAACCTGTTGGCTGAATGAGAATGCAACAAAAGACATTCTTTaagaacttttttctttttccaaatcTCAATTATATATTGAACCGTAacattatcatatttaatttgatatatgtCAGCATCAGGCTATCAGCTAATTAATATTGGGAATTAAGCACAGTAATCATGTTGGAGATATTGACCAACCTGGATAAGGGTTGTTAATTAATGCTTCCCTTccttatttttcaatatatgtCCGTGATCTGAACAAGGAACGCACAACACATTATTTTTCCTGAAACAGTTTTTGCCGCTAGcttgttgctttattttctatttaatatgTGGCTCATTCAGTTCCTGCTTTAAGCAACACAAAGTAATTGTGTATCTTGAGTTAATTTAGTACTCCCTTCCGTTCTATCATCACTCCAAAAGCATTATCATTTTCCAAGGGTCATTGATTCTTCTATTTTCCTAAACAAGATTGATTACATTGATTATTAGTTGTTATTTGGGCAGGAAAGCATGGATTGTCAGTACAGTGATGTTGCCCCAAAATAGGAACACTAATCCATTCAATTTTAATGAATAGTAAACAGTAGTCTATTATCCATGGCCAATAATTTTTCCCTATCGAACTTATTTCTGTTTATTAAATGTAAATTGAGAATTTGGATCGCTGATTTCAAAGTCAAGGTGCATAAAGTATTTTGGGATGgtataattatgatataaatgtTTGTCAGTCATACAGGGTGAAGTGaacattgtaaaataaataatagaaaacacAGAGGAGTTGCTTTGAGTAGTTGAATTCATTGTCATTAcgcaaaaaaaatatgaaatactgACTTTTGTCATTCTATAATCTTTCTTTTCCCTCTTTGTCAAAAAAGGGAGATCTTTACAAGTTGAGAAGACGCCTATTGTACAAAATGTCTTTGCTAATCTATGTCAGTCTCCTAAAGTGGCATTTATTAATTCAAGAAAGAAGTTATATGTTGGAAGACATCTTCACTGCAAGGAATTGTGAGGCCACCGTTGGGATGGTGATATCCAAACTCTTCCTCAGCCTGACTTAGCAAGTCCTGGAATGACGGTTTGTTCAAGTATGATATGGGGATCACAAACCGCCTCATTTTCTCTCCGACATAGACTGCAAGGTAGCCCTTTTCCACATCCACTGCTTTCGAAGATGCTTGGTTTGCAGAAAATGATGCCTTTCTGATACCAGGTAAACGAAAACCCATTGTTGTATGTGTTGAAATTAGGGAGAGAGTGTCCAAAAAGACTTGTAAATTGGAGATGAAAGTTTTTGAACTGCGAATGCTTTAGGATGTCAACGATTTTTGTTGTGCTAAAACCTTGCaacaatgaatatatatagatgaAAGAATTTGTAAGAAACAGTTGGCTACTTGAATTATTGTGGGGGAAGGCAATGAGATAAGTGATGGGACCGAGAGGAGACAGGGGCATATGGTGTTGCCTTGGAGGACTTTCTCAAGAATTAACGTTACATGTTATAGTAAAACAGATGTATAATGTCAAACCTCAGAAATATAATGGTCTATGATCTCTCGCTATCTATCTGTGTTGCCTTATAATTCACCAGTCAGAAAATACCTTCCAGTTGTACTCCAGCATGACATGAAGAAAACATGTCCAAAGCATGCCTACAAAAGTACGGAATACCGATTAATGCACTAAGAAATGTGAGGATTCACTTAGGCACGTCTCATTTGGTTACACACGTCAATACAACTTTTGGAAAAAAACAAGGCCATATGGAGCTGTTCTATCGGAGTTGATAGCTCTGAAACAGTGTAGATAAGATGACAACTAACACTGAGTGCATCATCATATCACCAGGCAGGCATCCTGAACAACATTATTTTTCTGTACGTCAAATTCTAAGTAGCAGTAACTGCATGAAATTTGCACAAATGAAATTTCTGGCCCCCACCACGCTGAATAAGCCTCTGTCAACAAGATCAAATGAAGGTGGGACTCTTGTTATCTACAATCACTTGTTACGTTGATTCTTAAGAAATTTCTCTAAGACAACACCCCATATGCCATGTCTCTCATTTGGTCCCATGACTCCTATCTGATGTCCCTGCATCACCAACAATTTAAGTACCCAACTAATGGTTTCATGCATATCCTTTTGTCTATATAAGTATTCACGGCTGCAAGCATTGAGGACCAACACAAATCATTCACATCGTAAAGTGTTCGAAATTCAAAATTCTCAACATTTCTCTTAAACCATTCTCTTCTCCAATCTATACAACAATGGGTTTTCGTTTACCTGGCATCAGAAAGGCATCAAAAGCGGTGGAGGCACCAAAAGGCTATCTTGCAGTCTATGTCGGAGAGAAAATGAAGCGGTTTGTGATTCCCGTATCATACCTGAACCAACCTTCATTCCAGGACTTGTTGAGTCAAGCCGAGGAAGAGTTTGGATATGATCATCCCATGGGTGGCCTCACAATTCCTTGCAGTGAAGATGCCTTCCAACGTATAACTTCTTGCTTGAATTGAGCAGAAATCTCACAGTATAGGAGACTGACATAGATTAGAGGAGACATTTTGTATAATAGGCGTGTTCTCTAAGTGTACAGATCCCCCTTTCTCAAGAGAGAGGAAATACAAACATAATATGTTATTCTTTTGATTAATTACAATGAATTCAGCAACTAAAGCAGCTTCGATGTCTATACTTTatgtttatttgtttcaatCTTCCCTTCTCTCTGTACGAGTCAGGTGTCAATATTCTGTTAAAAGttgataaatttcaaattagtaaTGGTACGCAAATGATTTCCAGGAAGGGTATAGCGGAAGTATTTTCCCTCGGACCAAGgatagttaaaataataattatctttatcaaattaaaattttgagctGCAAGGTCCAAAGCACACGAGGTACCTTCCCTGCCGAAGCAGGTGCAAAATACAATTGGACGTAACACCGAGGTTTATTTTCTTCCTTGAATAGACATGGCCTACTCTCGTGACAAAAACTTTCTCTTGTACGATATTCACGAATGGTATGGCCCATTTTCACTAACCCTATATAGGGAGAAGTGGAGGAACCAATGCTTTTTCCATAACTTCGGTCTACCAGATAAAATGAAACATATATGACCATACCATGCAAGAAGAATAGTTCGAAACTGTGTggattttagttcttattttatgTCCAGCAAAATTGGCGATCTGTTCTGTTATTGCTGTGAATTTTGGGGCAATACCATGGTATGTAGTAATAATTCCATGGCAATACCATAGTAGTAACAACTCCATAGCTGCTTGTTTAGGAAAATGAAACAGTTGATGAACCTTTGGACAACGATAATGATTTTGCAGTGATGATAGAATGAGAGGGAGTAATAATTTAACCGaagatatataattacattGTGGTGCTTAAAGAGGGGGAACTAAAAGAACCACATATTATAGAAAAAGGCAACAAGTGGGGAGTACTGTTTCAGGACAAAAAAGTTTTGTGGGTTTCTTGTTCAGATCATGGACACATATTGAAATACAATAGGTCAGTTTAGTAATTAACAATCTTATCAAGGTTGCCCTATATCTCCAACAGAATTACGGCAATTAATGCCTAATATTTATAAGCTGATAGTCTGATCATGCTGATAAATATCAATAACTTAAATTTGACAATGATACTGTGTGTTATCTGTTAAACCATATTGAGATTTGGCAAAAGCAAAAACTGATTAAACGAAACGTGTCCTGTGCTGCATTACTTCTCATTCAGGAAACTGGTTTCAACTTCtgtagaaaatagaaaatcaagAAAATGTCTCTTCTGTACAAATTTGCCTCATCTAATCTATCTGGGTATCCATTAGCATGATTTACAGGTCATTCAAGTGAGAGGTGACGGTTAGGAACTCATCCTCCTTGCATGGTATTGTGAGACCGCCCATTGGATGGTCATACCCGAATTCTTTCTCAGCTTGATTCAGCAAATCCTGAAAGGATGGTTGGTTCAAGTATGATACGGGGATGACAAACCGCTTCATTTTCTCTCCAACATAGACTACAAGGTAGCCCTTTGGAACCTCCACAGCTTTGGAAGATGCTTGGTTTGCAGCAATTGATCTCTTCTGTACAAATTTGCCTCATCTAATCTATCTGGGTATCCATTAGCATGATTTACAGGTCATTCAAGTGAGAGGTGACGGTTAGGAACTCATCCTCCTTGCATGGTATTGTGAGACCGCCCATTGGATGGTCATACCCGAATTCTTTCTCAGCTTGATTCAGCAAATCCTGAAAGGATGGTTGGTTCAAGTATGATACGGGGATGACAAACCGCTTCATTTTCTCTCCAACATAGACTACAAGGTAGCCCTTTGGAACCTCCACAGCTTTGGAAGATGCTTGGTTTGCAGCAATTGATGTCTTCCTGATGCCAGGTAAGCGAAAACCCATTGTTGTTGTATGAGTCGAGACTTGGGAAGAGAATATTGTAAGGAAAAACTTGTGAATAAGATGCAAGCTTTTGAACTTCAAATGCTTTAGGATGTGAATCACTTCTGTTGTCCTAAATGCCTGCATTCATGAACATATATAGAAGAAATAATTGGAGAGGAATCGTTGGCTACATGAATCACTGAGGTGGGAGGACTATAAGACAAGACTGGTTGGATGGGACCAACAGGGAGGCAAGGGCATATGGACGGCCTTGGAGGACTTTCTCGCTGATGCTGATTCCGTGTGAAATAAAATAGATGTCAAACatcagaaatatttaaaatgatatatgaCCTCTCGCTATCCGCTGCCTTATAATTCATCAGCCACAAATTACCTTGCAGTTGTACTTCGATGTAACGTGAACAGAACATGTCCAGAGCATGTTTACAAAAATATGGAATATCAATTAATGCATGAATAGACGTTACGTTTCACTGAGGCACGTCTCATTTGGTTACATGTGGAGGCTTTATGCTGGCCAATTAATGTTTGATAAGGTGGGGTTACACAAGTCTTCACAACTTATCCTTGATAGTTGGACCGAAGACAACACCATGTGATATCTCGTGCGTATGCCCTCCATCCATTGACAGTCGCTTTCTCTGGGAATTGGGTTTCCACAGAATCTTacaaactatatatatacacaattcTTGGTCTTCAgtaaacacaaataacacaagCCATTGCATTCCTCCAGCTTTGACATTTTGGATCATTCTTTTCAAATTAGAGAttgttcttcttcctccaaTCAAGCAAAACAGAATGGGTTTCCGTTTACCTGCTGTTCGACGGGCATCATTCACGGCTAGCCAAGCAGCTTCAAAATCTGTACAAGTTCCAAAGGGCTATCTTGCAGTGTATGTTGGAGAGAAACAATAGCGGTTCGTGGTTCCCGTATCATACTTGAATCAACCTTCATTCGAAGATCTTTTGTGTCAAGCTGAGGAAGAGTTTGGATATGATCATCCCTTGGGTGGCCTCACAATTCCTTGCAGTGAAGATGTTTTCCAACATATAACTTCTCACTTGAATTGAGACCACAAATCTCACTGTGGGAGACCCACATAGATTAGTGGACATTTTATACAATAGGCATCTTCTCAACTTAATTGTAAAGATTGCCAATTTTTGAGTAATGACAACAAATCCAATTGCTATGCATTTCTATTTATCAATTACATTCATGTTCACTTCCTTCTGCTAGCTATTATAGAACGATATATAGACACTATTAAGAGGTTTCTcatggtgaaaaaaaaaaaaatcatgactgttatatatataacagcCCTCATGCTTCACAGCCAGGAAAAGCAATAATAGTATTTTGGTAGGATCTAAGAGGAACATGAATTTAATAATTCGGGTCGggattaaatgatttttactttctattataacacataatattaaaattcatgacCCCAATCGTACACCTTTTTATTGAgatatatcaattatatatcaaataataGTGCCACATGAGGCATGTATATATATG is a window encoding:
- the LOC113001953 gene encoding auxin-induced protein 6B-like, which translates into the protein MGFRLPGIRKASFSANQASSKAVDVEKGYLAVYVGEKMRRFVIPISYLNKPSFQDLLSQAEEEFGYHHPNGGLTIPCSEDVFQHITSFLN
- the LOC100786685 gene encoding auxin-induced protein X10A-like — translated: MQAFRTTEVIHILKHLKFKSLHLIHKFFLTIFSSQVSTHTTTMGFRLPGIRKTSIAANQASSKAVEVPKGYLVVYVGEKMKRFVIPVSYLNQPSFQDLLNQAEKEFGYDHPMGGLTIPCKEDEFLTVTSHLNDL
- the LOC100780289 gene encoding auxin-induced protein 15A yields the protein MGFRLPGIRKASKAVEAPKGYLAVYVGEKMKRFVIPVSYLNQPSFQDLLSQAEEEFGYDHPMGGLTIPCSEDAFQRITSCLN
- the LOC100779223 gene encoding auxin-induced protein 10A5-like translates to MPEQTLGCQVGNLVATNSEGEKIMGFRIVGIVRRTSFSTTQAASKRVDVPKGYAAVYVGDKMRRFTIPVSYLNEPSFQELLSQAEEEFGYDHPMGGLTIPYKEEEFLNVTAHLNEL